The genomic window CCTGAAACCCAACACGATCTCAACTGTCATTTCTGTCCCTCTGGTCTTTTTGCCACACAGTGCTGCTTCCACACAATGGAGGGAACATTTAGGTAGATGCTAGGTGGTTATCAGTTTAGGAGAACTTCGAGAGGATTCTGGTATTAAGTGGAAGACTGACTGGACAGTCTCTGTTTCAATGCCAATTTCAGATTCTGATTCCCCATCTTCTTTATGTTTAGGATAATGGAAACAAGAACATTTTAGTCTGAATAACCCATTTTCCTTTCCATGTGTCTGCACACTAGGGAACTCAGTGTGTGACATTTAAAGACATAAGCCACTTGGGTACTTACATGTCTTATGAGACAAAGATTAAAATTTAACTTTGTCCTAAATAATATAAGGATAATGAATGGGGCAATAACCAAAGCTTTAAGTATGACTGGGAATCCTGATCTTTCCCCTTTATGGTTGCCCTCCCTAATTAGCTTGCAATTaacaatttgtatttattttgtattttctacaACATATTTATCAATAGACATGCAAtatattggcagctaggtggcatagtggatagagcatggggcctggagtcaggaagacctgaatttcaaacctagtctcagacacttactagtgtgtgATTTGGGTAAATcacctgtttgactcagtttcctcaacttttgGATAAtggagttcaaatgagataactgcaaagtgcttagcatggtacctggctcACAAtagatgctacataaatgctataaCATGTCATCTCTCCCAATAGATTGTCAAATTTTTGAGGGCAAAAACagcttcaaatattttctttgtatgtTCAGCACAGAGAATGCTTAGCACATAAGACTCTTTTTAAATACAAGTAATCAATCAGCATGTTTAAAATGTGGTGTTCCAGTCTAATTCTGACCTGTCTATTTCACTatataattgcttttttttatataactatctattcctatggggaaaaaagaaccCTTTGGAATTTTGGTATTACGTTtcataaattaatttcaaaagaaTTATCCTTCTTATTATGCTAATCTGACAAATCTACAAAAGTTGAATATGTTCCagttatttagttgttttattTCTGATCTCCACAATATGGCTGTCTTTATACAAGCCCCAAGAGGCCCAGGTAGGTCAGTTTACAAGGAAGGGATGCCTTTTGTTACTCTGATGACGAGTTAAGTGTCCTTTCAGGCTAAaagtcttcccacattcattacattcataaggtttttctccagtatggattATCTGATGTTTACTAAGAAGTCCTCTGAGGCGAAAAACCTTCCCACAGTCATTACATTCAAAAGGCTTTTCCCCAGTATGAATTGTCTGATGTACAGTAAGATGTCCTCTCTGGCTAAAGGCTTTTCCACACTCATTACATTTAtgaggcttctctccagtatgaatccttTGATGTAGAGTAAGGAGTTCTCTTAGGCGAAAGGACTTTTCACATTctttgcattcataaggtttctctccagtatgaatccttTGGTGTCGGGTAAACTGTTCTCTCAGGcagaaggcctttccacattccttacattcataaggtttctccccagtatgaatCCTCTGATGCCGAGTAAGGTATTCTCTTTGATGGAAGGCCTTCCCAcagtcattacattcataaggcttctctccagtatggatccTCTGATGTCGAGTAAGATCTGTACTCAGTaggaaagccttcccacattccttacattcataaggtttctctccagtatgaatcctctgaTGTCGAGTAAGATCTGAGCTCAGGTgaaaggcctttccacattcactacaCTCATAAGGCCTCTTTCCAGTATGGATTCTTTGATGTCGAGAAAGGTGTGTTCTCAGatggaaggccttcccacattccttacattcataaggcttctcccCAGTATGAATCCTCTGATGTCCAATTAGGTCTGTATTCAAgtggaaggccttcccacattccttacattcataaggcttctctccagtatgaatcctctgaTGTCGAGTAAGCTCTGTGCTCAGGtagaaggcctttccacattccttacattcataaggcttctctccagtatgaatacCCTGATGTCGAGTAAGCTGTTCTCTCAGatggaaggccttcccacatacattacattcataaggtttttctccagcaTGGATCGTCTGATGTTTAGTGAGAAGACCTCTGAGGCGAAATACTTTCCCAcagtcattacattcataaggtttttcccCAGTATGAATTGTCTGATGTACAGTAAGGTGTCCTCTCTGGctaaaggcctttccacattcattgcatttatgaggtttctctccagtatgaatcatCTGATGTCGAGTAAGATCTGTGCTGAGGTGGAAGGCCTTCttacattcattacatttgtgaggtttctctccagtatgaatcctctgaTGTCGAGTAAGGTGTTCTCTTAGGcggaaggcctttccacattccttacagtcataaggcttctctccagtatgaattctctgatgtccaGGAAGGTATCCTCTCTGGCGgaaggtcttcccacattcattacattgaTAATGCTTTTCTCCATTATGAATTTTCTGGTGATGAGGAAGCTGTGAATCCTGGAGGAAGGAATTCAAAAATTCATAAGATTTCTTCTCAGAGTGAATTTTTGGATGGAAAGGAAGGAGTGACTTGTGGTTAAAAGGTTTCCCATGTTCACTACATTCAGAAGGTATCTCTCCTTCGTGAACTTGctgaatttcatttaatttgatGGTTTTGgaggaagcctttccagattgATGACATCTGGGAGTTTTCCCTCCAATAACAACTTTCTGATGTGAACTGATGGTTGGGCTTAGGAAGATGGGTTTCCCACGTTCATTAGGCTCATTAGGTTTCTCTCCAGAATAAAGTCTATGATATGCAATGAAGTCTGATTTAGATGTAGAAACTATCTCCCTAGAGTAAAGTTTATGACCTTTTCTTGgttctgaagataaaatgaagttCCTTCTGCCTGCATTGTATTTGGGAAGATTCTTTTCTAGAGATACTCTGTGATGTACAAAAAGCTTTGCTTCCAAACTGATACTTTGGACAGATTTATCACCTGTACAATTCATCACTTtactaggaattttcctttggatGGTATTTCCTTGCAGAGAATTTTTGTTCTCCAAGCTCTGCTGCCTTTCTAATCTGGCATCACAGTCCCAGTCTTCTCTCCAGCTGGAGACACAGAGACCATCCTTTGGGAATCTGTCCTGGAAGAACTGCTTCACAGAAATGTGCAGTTTGGGAGGTGACTCCTTGTTTTCAGACATAGTCTCccaatctgaaaaaaagaaagaagaaggaagatggaaatgTCCCCAGTACCCACTTGCTGTACACTTAGCCCTGGTTCTGTGCCTCTTGCAGAATTATTGTtcaattttaaagaagagaatgaatcAGCCTTGACTTGTTGGCACAGTCACTTCCAGTCTAAATAAGGTTTCCCATTGACACCACCATCTTGAGAGGGAGGATGAAGAGCAATTATAGTttataagagaaaactgaggctcagaacaaGTTCTGTGATTTGCTCAAAGACAACCAAATAACTAATACCTAAAACACAACACAATCTCAACTGTCATTTCTGTCCCTCTGGTCTTTTTGCCACACACTGCTGCTTCCACGTAGATGCTGGGTGGTTATCAGTTTGGGAGTACTTCGAGAGGATTCTGGCATTAAGTGGAAGACTGATTGGACAGTCTCTGTTTCACTGCCAATTTCAGATTCTGATTCCCAATCATCCTTATGTTTAGGATAATGGAAACAAGAACAATTGAGTCTGAATaacccattttcttttccatgtgtCTGCACACTAGGGAACTCAGTGTGTGACATTTAAAGACATAAGGTACTTGGGTACCTACTTGTCTTATGAGACAAAGATTAAAATTTAACAGCTATAAAAGGCAAGATGTAAGGATGGAGAATGGGgtcagtcaatatgcatttttaagcatttattacctgccaggcattgtgctaagcactggggatgcaaagaaaggcaaaagatagctcCTGCCCTCCAGAAGCCCACAATGGGGCCCACAATGGGGCCCATAATGGGGCCTCCAACAAGCAAAGCACAAACTGAATAAACAAGATCTGGTTACAAGAAGGAcgacactagaattaagatgaGTTGGGGAAATGTTTCCTGTAGGAGACACAACCTTAGGGTTAGATGGAAAGaatccaggaggtagagatgaagagggagaggacTCCAAggatgggagacagccagagaaaatacccgaAGCCAATAGATGGAGGATCTTGTTTGTGGAATGCTAAGGAGATCATTGTCACTGGATCTGAGGGTGTGTGTGTAGGAAAGTATAAAAgtgtaagaagaatgaaaaggtatgTTTAGGGAGTAAGGTGGGAAGAGCTTTACCAATCAAAAAAGAGGATTTCGGATCTGACCCTATCATGCCAACCTAATCTGTGTGAGGTACCACCTCTGagcatcttcccctcccagactgattcttttttgGAAGGCAAACTATCTTCTGACTCAATTCTAACCTAGCCTTTAATCACCAAATGGGCACTGCCTCAGAcaaagacctgggaaagactttagcttaaaaaggccaagttctcccactgcatcttgggtcGTTGTCAGTAGTCTTAATTTATGTCTTGCCCCTGTACTCTGaggactctggaagagtgaggctgatgactttgcacagctctgccttacTTGAATCCAGTCACTCTCTTGATGTTAATGGTGGGAGAGGTAAAGAAGGGTGCAGTGTACTGGAGCAGAAGGAGAGGATAAGATTGAGTAAGGAGGGGAATGGAATAAAGGAGGAGATCATGGTGGGGGATGTTAGAGAGATGTGACATGCATAGATGGGGAGAAGAGGTGGCTTGTGGTGAATGGCCTTGACTGctgagaggatggagggaggcCCGAGGAAGAGCTGCTGGGGTGAGTGGTGTGAAGAATCAATCAGGCACAAGTAGGACTGCACTTATGCAGCGTGGGTCGATCAACACTGAtgaagcacctattgtgtgccaggtattgtgctaagctccGAGGATAtgaaaagaggccaaagacagtccctgcctccaAGGAGCTTCCCATCTAATGGAGGAGGCAACGTATAAACAAGACCAGACAAAGTCAGCTGTGGACAGGATAATGGGGAATGACCAAGAGGGAGGGCACTGAAAGGAAGAGGAGCCCAATAGAACATTGTGGGCCCAATCATAATGGCTGCACATCTTTCTGAAATCTCATTCAGTAACACATGAAGAACAGCAAAGGATTCAGGGAGGGAGTCATCCAGGACTGTGGTTGGACCAGGAGAAAAGGGAttcaagagaagaagaaagtgcTGAACTAGGTCAACAAGGGAGCAGGatcaagaaggaaagagaggggagtcGGACCATTGCCAATAGCTCTGGAAGGTCCAGGGGGCAGAAGTCAACAGGCTCAGGAGCAGTAAGGCCCAGGAAAAGTTGGAAGGAGATATGATTTGGTACGACCTTCAAAGTCCTTGAATAAGCAAGTATACCTGTGAGTGAGGGTGAAAGGAAGGGTGTGACCAACCCTGGAGATAGTGGAGCTGAGGGAGGAACTGAGGAAGACTGGACCAGCACATGCACTGTCATTCTTGGAAGGAGGgcaggaggaggcagaggaggagactATGAGGCAGGCATGAAAGTCactgagaaagaggggagaatgCTGGGGGTGGCAGTGGGGGTAAGTATATAGTACCAAGATCTGGACTGGGTGATAGGTTTGGCTCAAAAGAAGAAGGTACTGAGTGAtgatgggaaagagggaaaaagtgggaaggaggggagagagagagaggagagagagaaagagagaggcagagagacagacagacagcagacTAGACTGTGGAAGTGTTAAGGGAGATACAGAATACTGATTCATTTACCAGTGAGTGAGTCAGCAGTTATGAAAGAAGGTACATTACAAAGTAATAATTATCAAAGGTGACTGGTGTtggtgaaaaaaatatgaattagagaaatatattagAACCCACACAAGGtaacacagtgcatagagtgctaggtctggagccaggaagatctgagttcaaatctagcctcagaggcttactagctgtgtgaccctgggcatgtcacttcaccctgtttgccttagtttcctcatctataaaataaaccactccagcgtctctgccaggaaaaccctaaaatggggtcatggagagtcagacacaacttgaAATGACTGGACGATGACCATGACAACAACAAAGAGAACTAGTTGTTAAGTGAACCCAAGACCACAAACTCCTAGGGCAGCAGCTTTGAATCAGTAGgaactgctgggaaaatgagaaagcatCCCAGCAGAAAACAGGCTTTGACCAGTAGCTTACAACATACAGAACAACAATTTGTAAAGTAATAAAACAATCTAAACATAAAAGTTCTCATCCTTTacaaaaaataagaggaaaagagaaagtcttGTCTTTTACAActaatgaggcacagagaagagaTTATAAAAGACAGATGATTTTGAATATATGAAATATGAATTTGAAAATGGTGGCCTGAATAAAAACATAGCCAGACTTAAGGAAACTTATGGACTTTGCATCAAGTAACTCTGAAAGAAGTCCAATATTCAAAATCTACAGGGAATTCATTTTAGACTGAGTCATTCCCCATGAGGTGAATGGTCAACGGTTTTAAACAAACTCTGCATAAGTGAAAACAAATGTTCCAAACCTCTACTATGAGAGATACAATGAGAACAAAACTAGGGCTTATCACCTCCCTCTCATCAAGCTGGCAAGATAGTAGAAGGTGGATGGAAATAGCCGAGGGAGGGCAAGGACACTTAGGATCTCTCTAGAAAACATTTCACATTAGGAAAGCGAGACAAGCTACTGCTGAGACCTTGGATCAGGCAAACCCATTGGTGGGCACAAGAGACAGATGTATCCAAGGCCTGGCCCCAGAATTACCTGCAAAGGCAGAAAGTTGCCTTCTGAATGGGGAGAATGGCAGACCAAATCTGGACACCAAACACCAAATATGATGAAGTCAGACAAATGCAGAAAGGCCGGCAGAAACAACAGCGAAGGGCGAAGGGGCAGTGCACGGAAGGAGGCCCATGCCCACGTGACTTTTCTGTTATGAAAGGGAGACCCTGAAAAAGGAATGGGAGGTTCCAGGggctgtccatctgtccatcacAATTCCTCCAGGAGGGGGCGCTGTAAGAGGCTGTTTATTGGGAAGTGACTGTGACTTCAAGACAAAACATCAACCAAAAAGATGTAAAGGACGTTAccttttcttggggtttttaaaagaaaaaggtaacATATAATTCTAGGAAAACACACAGAGAAGAGATAAAAGGTAGTGAGGCAGGCTGAGGATGTGCTATCACAGAAAGGAGGGACAGAAGGAGCACAGGGTCTGAGGTCAACAGCCTCTCCAGAGGGCTgcctgggtgaccctggccaagtcactacACTGTGTGAGGGGGCAGGAACAGATGACTCCTGAGGGTCCAAAGAATCGCACTGACTTGTGAAtgggcctccattttctttctcccagagGCCTGGGTCCCAGGACTGAATCACAGACACAAGGACTGCCCTGCCTGGGGGTCAGCCAGTCACTCACCTGCACAGCTGCTTGCTGGGACTTCCCTCCTCTCTGGCCTCCAAGGTGCCTCCCCTCGCTCCAGCTGGTGGATCACCTCGGGCTTGGATGTGGCCAGTCCTGTTCAAAGGGAAGGGGAGTCTtgggataaagagggaaaagTGGAAGCTTCCAAATGAGCTCAGATCCCCAAGAATCCACCCTTCTCCCCCccagaaaagatgaaaaacagcCAAGGATAAAGGAGAGATTCAGGGAAAATCAAGAGAAAGTCCAGGAAGTCGCTGCACTTGGCCCAGGACCACAAAAGGAGACAGCTCCAACAGGCCCTCCTTGGGCCTTTTCAGCTCTTCCTGGCCTGGCCTCTGGCTTCTGCCTTCATGCTCCCGGCTACATCCTGCATGGCCTCATCAGGCTGTCCACCTTGCCTTGACCCTCTGACTAAGAACAGTTCTGACCTTCCACCTACTGTTCATGGACCCTGTATCTTGCAACATCTCTTCCTCCCTGGCAGAGCAGGTCTCTCATCAAGACTTGATGAACTGTTCCCTGGGAAGAAGAAGCCCTTGTGTTCACCAGTCATGCCCAGAGTCCCTCCATTTGACCCCCATAAGTTCCAGCTATTATCTACTCTCAAAATGTCCTCCTTTTCACAGTCAGCCCTTTGCAATTTGACCTGTCTCCTGACTGTGCaaccaattctaaccctaaatgaggcCTTTCTCTGCCCTCATCCAAGATGGTACATTCCCTAATGTCTATGACTCATTCTCCTCAACATCTGGACTTTCCATGACAGACATCTTTCCTCTGGACTGATTTCCACTTCTGTACCACTACATAACACCTGGCTCTTCCTCAATGGATGTCTTCTTGGCCTCTCAAACTCCACATGTCCAGAATGTGTCCCCCTGaaaccttcccttctcctctgacTGTCCTCTTCACAAGCTGTTTTCTGCCACATCTTTTTGATTCTACGTCATCTCCACTCTCTTTCTAGTCACCACCCTGGGCCAGATGTTTGCCTCTCACCTGGCCCCTGGCTACAACTTCTGGCTGATGCATTCCTAATGCACTGCTCTGTCTGGCTCCAGCTGCCCCCTCTCCATATAGAATGGACTGCTGGCAGAATCCTCAGCTCCATCCTCATCCTACACAAGGGCCAACACAGTATTCTCAAAGGTGCTGATGCCTTTCCTCAGCCCCTCAGGGATTACTGGGATTGACTTAACTGTGATCATGTTGGTTTCCCCCCCCATCTTCTGTCCCCAACAAAACATAAGCTCCTGGGGGCAGGGactattctttctgtctctgtgctcctagcacctagcacagggcctgTCCCACATCCAAGAGAATGAGGACTCCCTGGTCTCTGAAGGCAAACAGTCACCTCGAAGCTTTTTACCAAGGAAGGACCCACAGATCCCTctgggggctggggctggggaagCAGAGCCAGAGTCCCAGGGGAAGCTGTCCTCACCCAGGCACAGCAGGTTCTGGTAGGTCTCCAGCATCACATTACGATACAGCTCCTTCTGAGAAAGGTCCAGGTAAGCCCACTGCTCCCACGTGAAGACCACTGCCACATCTTGGAAGGTCACTGGCTCCTAAAACACCACATGCCTTTGTTTGTGCTTGTTTCAAATGGACCTGGGAGTATGTGGGGTGCAGTTCTTGGGGTTCTGGCCTCACTGAGATCCATCCAAATATCAATGCTTTGGCTGGTAATAACATCTGGATCATGTAATTACAGCCTTACCCTTCTGAGGGAAACagcatggggagggaggaagcaggtTGGACTGCTTCCAAACAGGTtggtcaaaagacctgggttcaaatctactTACTGTGACCTGGGACAAACCACCAGGCCTGCTGGGAGTGTCTCtgcatctagaaaatgagggggaCCGAGGGGATGGGACCTCATCcactggggaacagctgaacaggttgtggtatatgattgtgatggaatattattgtgctataagaaaagatgagcaggagGCTCTCAGAAAAATTGGGAGGTTTCAcatgaaccgatgcaaagtgaagtaaggactgcacacagtaacagcaaggaTGTAATGATGATGAGCTGGGAATGACCTAGAATGCTCTAAGACAAGTGCAGGGGACTCGTGATGAAGAATGTCCTCGGGCTCCAGAAAatgaactgatggactctgaggcAGAGTGGGGCAGAATTTAAGCcttttttcttgctgtttttaaaaatttacaacaTTGCTAAGAGGGAAATGTTCTGTATGACTTTGCATGTGTAATGGTATCACACTGTTTGATGGTTactttttgatttaaaaaataaaaagtgcttCAACCAGTGTGtggtacacagcaggtgcttaatagactaattttaaaaaagagaaaggagtctgttaaactagatgatctttaggGTCTATTCTGACCCCGGAGTCTTGTGATACCCACATTGTGCTTCCCATTTTGCCAACCCTGACTCTGCCTTACAGCTACTTAACATCTCCATTATAGAGAGGGGAAAACTGAGTTTAGCAAAGCCTCACTGACAAGGAGCAGCTCACATCCAGTTCTTTGCACTCTCTCCATGACTTCATCTTCTTCCTTGGGtcaaaggccaagatctcccctTTATTCTGACATTCCCTACACTGGCTTTTACCAAATCACAGTTCATAGTAAGGAGCACATTACCATCAGCTGTCACTCTCCAAAGAGGGGAGGTGGTCCCTGGGGCTCTTGTTTGCAGACGGCACCGAGGTTTAAGCCATGGCAGAGCCTCAACCATCTACACTGGTCAAACAACCCAGAAGTCTGATCCATCGACATGGCTGTCCTGCAGTCAGATCTAAAGCTCTCAATTCAACGCTGACTCATCCTTTTAAATAGTGATACTCTTGTGGTGAGGCAGAGAGGGCTGTGAGACACCCAGCCCTGAAGGTGAACATCCCCATGGGGAGACAGAAGGACATGGGATGGGCatcagaagaggaggaggatgtcaTCAGAAAAAGATGTGTGCTACAAACAGCAGGGGAGCCTGGTCACATGGCCAGAAGTGATGGACTCTCTGGGCACTCCATGATGGGCTCTGCATTCCAACACAACTGGAGGAAGGTTTTCAGCACACTGGGTGGACCTTGTGGTTGTCAGTGTAGAAGCAATGTGGAGATGTCTCTCCAGGTAATTCCAAATACTTCTACTAAGTAACCAAAGCCATGTCTTCCcattctttctaactgcttaaTTAGCGCAAATGGGCTCATTAAAATGGGTTTTCTGCAGCAACTCCCATAGGGCAAATACCTTTTTACCCAAAAATGTGAACTTCAAAACACATAATTTGGTCTGAGGCTGGAAAAATGCTCGGAAATTAAGCCATTGCCCCTGACCAGGAGCCATATTTACATTCCTGTGATAACAGATATTTATCCTGAGGCTTTGTGTTCCCAAAGCACCTTCACAGCATAATAAGGACAACAGCTCATATTCACTGGCCAGCTTTAAGCTTTACCTATGGTGTCTAGTTTGATCCTTGCCACAACCTGTAGATGTGggaatgtgacttgtccaggatcacacagccaataaggcACAAAGGCAGGATTCACACTCAGCTCCACAGCCCTTCCACTGTCTCTATCCTCTGATCTGCCTAACAACCAGGCAGGGCAGACAGCGTAGGGAGGTGGAAGGTGACCAACAACTAGTAAGTGAAGGGGCCAAGACAGAGCTCCAGGCACCTCAGTCCTCCCGAAACCCAAATGTACCCTCCAAGGACCCCGGCTGGATGGCCCTGGAATGTCACACTTGGCAGGCCCAGCCTCCAACACTCCAAAGGGGATCCTTGGCTCCCTCTGTCAGGTTTGCCGGATCTCTCACCTACTCCAGCTGACACAACACAGGCAAACACAAGACACAAATATTCAGCCTTTATTGATGCCTGATCTCCTCTCCTCGGCTTGGAATGGAGAGGACCTGGAGGCCAGAAGAAGCCCAGAGCCTGTTCTAGCAAGAATCCTGAACCTCAGAGCTTGGAAGAGGCACCAGAGACCACTGGAGGGAGCTCAGCGCAGTGACAAGAGGGTTCAGTTGGAGGAACAGGGCTCGAGTTCAAGTCTGGCATTCCAGACTTgtaaactgtgtgaccttggctaagtcctGACCTCTCTAGacccatttcctcacctgtaaaatgagggagatggactGGATGACCTGGGAGGTCCCTTCCAGGGGCAGACCTAGGTCCTAGGAATGAACTCTCTACAGTTTCCTAACAAGGGGTAGGCCCAGCTCCAGTGGAAGCCCTCCAGGgctggggaactcactacctgaTAAAACCCACAGCACTTCTGGATGGCTCTAATTCTTGGAAGTCAACTCTGACACCAAACCCAAACAGAACCTGTCAGACCCTCCTCCACAAGATGCCTTACAAATACTCAGTAACAGTTGTCATGGCCTCCCCGACTCTCAGCCTCTCCAGGAAAAGCACACCCATCTCCTTTGATGCTCCCCCCATGACAAGAGCCCCAGGCCCTGCCCCTTCCACCTTCCTCCACTGGACAGCTTCCAGTTGCTCTGCCTTATGCTGGGCCTGGGACCTCACTGATTTAAGGACTGATCTCCTCCCTGGGTTCCCTCCGCTCCCAGccttctctcacccacccccacccagaGCATCCAACGGGACAGGAAGGAGACTCCTCTAAGTCCTCATCAGGCTGTGAGGCCGTCCATCCCCTTCCCTCATTCTGCCCACCTGATGAGCCCACCATCTGTCCAGGTCCTATGGGTCTTTCCCAACACCCCTTAAATCTTGTAGGTCATCACTGCGCTACGAGTCTctctgctgctgccctgggcAACCCACACCTCTGGAGTCTCAGAACGAGGTGTGTGACCACAGTGTGTCTGAAAAGATGCACCTGAAAGTGATAAGAAGTCACCGAAATTTAACACAAACTTCCCAAAAGAAATTCAGTTTCACGTAAttcctttcttctatttattcattgtATTTTGTCATGTTTGCATTTATCAATGAAGCTATAATAAgtaaatttaactttaaaaaaaagttggattGTTTTTAcattaattgggaaaaaattaattactttagaaaatatttagaaaaagatGGATCTTTGCTTCATCTCATCACAGCCACATATAACCTCCCAAATCCCTCCTGGCTCATTCCCTCCCTCTCAATTCGAGTATCAACAGTCAAGGCCTGTCTCTGAGAGCTCTGCTGAGGCACGTGCTCAGGGGCTGCCCCCCTAGCCCCACATCCCagactctagtatcttttccgcTTTAGGTGTGGAGGCCATTTGGGGAGACTTCCTGAGGCTCAGCATATC from Notamacropus eugenii isolate mMacEug1 chromosome 1, mMacEug1.pri_v2, whole genome shotgun sequence includes these protein-coding regions:
- the LOC140497245 gene encoding uncharacterized protein isoform X3, producing MLETYQNLLCLGLATSKPEVIHQLERGEAPWRPERREVPASSCADWETMSENKESPPKLHISVKQFFQDRFPKDGLCVSSWREDWDCDARLERQQSLENKNSLQGNTIQRKIPSKVMNCTGDKSVQSISLEAKLFVHHRVSLEKNLPKYNAGRRNFILSSEPRKGHKLYSREIVSTSKSDFIAYHRLYSGEKPNEPNERGKPIFLSPTISSHQKVVIGGKTPRCHQSGKASSKTIKLNEIQQVHEGEIPSECSEHGKPFNHKSLLPFHPKIHSEKKSYEFLNSFLQDSQLPHHQKIHNGEKHYQCNECGKTFRQRGYLPGHQRIHTGEKPYDCKECGKAFRLREHLTRHQRIHTGEKPHKCNECKKAFHLSTDLTRHQMIHTGEKPHKCNECGKAFSQRGHLTVHQTIHTGEKPYECNDCGKVFRLRGLLTKHQTIHAGEKPYECNVCGKAFHLREQLTRHQGIHTGEKPYECKECGKAFYLSTELTRHQRIHTGEKPYECKECGKAFHLNTDLIGHQRIHTGEKPYECKECGKAFHLRTHLSRHQRIHTGKRPYECSECGKAFHLSSDLTRHQRIHTGEKPYECKECGKAFLLSTDLTRHQRIHTGEKPYECNDCGKAFHQREYLTRHQRIHTGEKPYECKECGKAFCLREQFTRHQRIHTGEKPYECKECEKSFRLRELLTLHQRIHTGEKPHKCNECGKAFSQRGHLTVHQTIHTGEKPFECNDCGKVFRLRGLLSKHQIIHTGEKPYECNECGKTFSLKGHLTRHQSNKRHPFLVN